A genome region from Anopheles stephensi strain Indian chromosome 2, UCI_ANSTEP_V1.0, whole genome shotgun sequence includes the following:
- the LOC118505344 gene encoding Bardet-Biedl syndrome 5 protein homolog, with the protein MNQRPVWEDREVKFDIPSVYKTIRSGETILDVLDSVEDTKGNSGDCGRVLVTNLRLVWYSITSHRFSLSIGFSCILTMNTKTVVSKVRGTTQALYILSVGSNSRFEFIFTNLTATNTKHFASIFDVYRLYQGSTIYRELKLRSSVVVSGQLQVQPQEQIFNTINGVWNLSSDQGNLGILIVSNVRLVWYAEMNNSFNISLPYMQIASLRIRESKYGPALVIQTLETAGSYVLGFRIDPSDRLGDVYKELLSLHSVYTERPVFGVFYEAPADVERAPTESIDDVEELNSTAGSEINSKFTAYLADTAAGDGSEQCRRKPFYCKELGFAMESLKEGYTVKDLWDVLPSQ; encoded by the exons ATGAATCAAAGACCAGTTTGGGAGGATAGGGAGGTGAAATTCGATATTCCCTCAGT CTACAAAACAATCCGCAGCGGCGAAACCATTCTCGATGTGCTCGATTCGGTGGAGGACACCAAGGGCAACAGTGGCGACTGTGGCCGAGTTTTGGTGACCAATCTACGCCTCGTCTGGTACTCGATCACGTCCCATCGGTTCAGTCTGTCCATCGGCTTCTCCTGCATACTGACCATGAACACCAAGACGGTCGTGTCGAAAGTGCGCGGAACAACCCAAGCGCTGTACATTCTGAGCGTCGGTTCAAACTCACGGTTTGAGTTCATTTTCACCAACCTAAcggccaccaacaccaaacaCTTTGCGTCGATCTTTGACGTGTACCGGCTGTACCAAGGGTCCACAATCTACCGGGAGCTCAAGTTACGCTCGTCGGTGGTTGTGTCGGGACAGCTGCAAGTGCAACCGCAGGAACAGATTTTCAACACCATCAACGGTGTGTGGAACCTGTCGAGTGATCAGGGAAATCTTGGCATCCTGATCGTAAGCAATGTCCGGCTCGTTTGGTACGCCGAGATGAACAACAGCTTCAACATATCGCTGCCGTACATGCAGATCGCCAGTTTGCGCATTCGCGAGTCCAAGTACGGGCCGGCGTTGGTGATTCAAACGCTCGAAACGGCTGGATCTTACGTGCTGGGCTTTCGGATCGATCCTTCCGATCGGCTCGGGGACGTGTACAAGGAACTACTTTCGCTTCACAGTGTCTACACGGAGCGTCccgttttcggtgtgttttaTGAAGCCCCGGCCGACGTAGAACGAGCACCGACCGAATCGATAGATGACGTTGAGGAGCTGAATTCTACGGCTGGGAGTGAAATTAACTCCAAGTTTACAGCTTACCTTGCGGATACGGCGGCCGGCGATGGTTCGGAACAGTGCAGAAGGAAGCCGTTTTACTGCAAAGAGCTTGGCTTTGCAATGGAATCGCTCAAGGAAGGTTACACCGTGAAGGACTTGTGGGATGTACTTCCCTCCCAGTAG
- the LOC118505341 gene encoding RNA polymerase II-associated factor 1 homolog, with the protein MAPTVQNGANGADKRPVRQQERRSELISRVKYCNTLPDIPFDLKFITYPFENDRFIQYNPTSLERNYRYEVLTEHDLGVTIDLINRDLYQIDHSAQLDPADEKLLEEDIHTPQDSMRSSRHAKSVSWLRKSEYISTEQTRFNPQTMEKVEAKVGFNVKKSLREETLYMDREAQIKAIEKTFEDNTKPITTHYSKPGVTPVEIMPVFPDFANWKYPCAQVIFDSDPAPSGKNVPAQIEEMSQAMIRGVMDESGEQFVAYFLPTEDTLEKRRRDLVNETLYEDEEEYEYKMAREYNWNVKSKASKGYEENYYLVLRQDGIYYNELETRVRLSKRRQKNAQQQSNTKLVVKHRPLNASEHRMQRYRERQLEPPGEEDDEDIEEEEEEEEDEEEAQGTQTQGGEGKGEGDQDGEKAKRDDRDRSRSRSRSRSRSQGSGTSRSRSRSGTRSQSRSVSRSRSRSKSGSRSRSGSGSRSRSGSRSPTRSRSGSVSRSRSRSGSRRRSTSRSRSRSVSRSRSRSRSRSGSRSGSGSRSRSRTPDGGGSRSGSASRSGSESE; encoded by the exons ATGGCTCCGACCGTGCAAAACGGTGCGAACGGGGCCGATAAGCGTCCCGTTCGCCAGCAAGAGCGCAG GTCGGAGCTAATTTCTCGggtgaaatattgcaacacGCTGCCGGATATTCCGTTCGACCTGAAGTTTATTACGTACCCGTTCGAGAATGATCGCTTTATCCAGTACAATCCAACCTCGTTGGAGCGGAACTATCGCTACGAGGTGCTTACCGAGCACGATCTGGGCGTCACAATCGATCTGATTAACCGTGACCTGTACCAAATCGACCATTCGGCCCAGCTGGACCCGGCCGACGAAAAGCTGCTCGAGGAAGACATTCACACGCCGCAGGACTCGATGCGCAGCAGCCGGCATGCGAAGAGTGTGTCGTGGTTGCGAAAATCGGAGTACATCTCCACCGAGCAGACGCGCTTCAATCCGCAAACGATGGAAAAGGTCGAAGCCAAGGTCGGTTTCAATGTGAAGAAAAGCTTGCGCGAGGAAACGCTCTACATGGACCGCGAGGCACAGATCAAGGCGATCGAGAAAACGTTCGAAGACAACACGAAGCCCATCACGACGCACTACAGCAAGCCGGGTGTTACGCCGGTCGAGATTATGCCCGTGTTTCCGGACTTTGCCAACTGGAAGTATCCGTGTGCGCAGGTCATTTTCGATTCGGATCCGGCTCCGAGTGGCAAGAACGTTCCGGCCCAGATCGAGGAAATGTCGCAGGCCATGATCCGGGGTGTGATGGACGAGAGTGGCGAACAGTTCGTGGCTTACTTCCTGCCGACGGAGGACACGCTCGAGAAGCGAAGGCGCGACCTGGTCAACGAGACGCTGTACGAGGATGAGGAAGAGTACGAGTACAAGATGGCTCGCGAGTACAACTGGAACGTGAAGAGTAAGGCGTCGAAGGGTTACGAAGAAAACTACTATCTCGTGCTGCGCCAGGACGGAATCTACTACAACGAGCTTGAGACGAGGGTACGGTTGAGCAAACGGCGACAGAAGAATGCACAGCAGCAGAGCAACACGAAGCTGGTCGTCAAGCACCGTCCACTGAATGCTTCCGAGCATCGTATGCAGCGTTATCGCGAGCGCCAGCTTGAACCACCGGGCGAAGAAGATGACGAGGACAttgaggaggaggaagaggaagaagaggacgaggaggaagcGCAAGGAACACAGACGCAGGGTGGGGAAGGCAAAGGCGAAGGCGATCAGGATGGCGAAAAAGCGAAGCGAGACGATCGGGACAGAAGCCGGTCTAGAAGCCGCTCACGTTCCAGATCGCAGGGATCCGGAACATCCCGCTCCCGGTCAAG ATCGGGCACAAGATCCCAGTCGAGATCCGTTTCGAGAAGTCGCAGCCGATCCAAGTCCGGTAGCCGCAGTCGTAGCGGTTCAGGAAGTCGCAGCCGCAGCGGAAGTCGCTCACCAACGCGTAGCCGTAGTGGTAGCGTTTCACGTTCACGCTCCCGTTCGGGATCACGGCGCAGATCAACATCGCGGTCTCGTTCACGGTCCGTTTCGCGATCCCGTTCCAGGTCTCGCTCACGTTCGGGCTCACGGTCGGGATCTGGTTCGCGTAGCCGTTCCAGAACTCCGGACGGTGGAGGTTCGCGTAGTGGATCGGCAAGTCGGTCGGGCAGTGAATCGGAATAA
- the LOC118505346 gene encoding transmembrane protein 256 homolog produces MGLNEAMNYVLFNNPVSSTMWSMASHGAKAVGLKPKAITQTAATHTTTVAQQALPPLWKLLGHNRHIVRLAGLSGAAAVVLGAYGAHYHFLPKDEDMQERDPKQIFEMTNRYHFIHSLALMAAPFARRPYLTTTLMVSGMTLFCGTCYYVAFTNDRSVVRLTPMGGFLLIFAWLSFII; encoded by the exons ATGGGTCTAAACGAGGCCATGAACTACGTACTCTTCAATAATCCTGTTTCCAGTACGATGTGGTCGATGGCCAGCCACGGAGCAAAGGCTGTG GGACTGAAACCAAAAGCCATCACACAAACGGCCGCAACTCACACAACGACCGTGGCCCAACAAGCGTTGCCTCCGCTGTGGAAGCTTCTCGGTCACAACCGTCACATCGTACGGTTGGCGGGTCTGTCCGGTGCGGCAGCAGTCGTGCTCGGTGCGTATGGGGCACACTACCACTTCCTGCCGAAAGATGAAGATAtgcaagaacgcgatccgaagcaaatatttgaaatgACCAACCGTTATCACTTCATCCATTCACTGGCCCTGATGGCGGCTCCTTTTGCCCGTCGCCCGTATCTG ACGACGACTCTCATGGTGTCAGGAATGACGCTGTTTTGTGGAACGTGCTACTACGTCGCCTTCACAAACGATCGCAGCGTGGTTCGGCTCACTCCCATGGGTGGGTTCCTGTTGATCTTTGCCTGGCTGTCGTTCATTATCTAA
- the LOC118505345 gene encoding geranylgeranyl transferase type-2 subunit beta, which produces MAFTANDVRISDDSKELYFDKHVDYIANHGNDKNDYEYCMTEFLRMSGIYWGVTGLDLMNELGRLDKQSIIDFVKKCQCPTSGGIAACEGHDPHILYTLSAIQILIIYDCLDAIDTDMVAKYVASLQQLDGSFFGDKWGEVDTRFSFCAVAILSLIGRMDVMDVDKAVAFVMSCCNADGGFGSKPNAESHAGLIYCCVGFLSITDQLHRLDCERLAWWLCERQLPSGGLNGRPEKLPDVCYSWWVLASLTIIGRLHWISSEKLENFILSCQDAETGGFADRTGNLPDIFHTLFGLGALSLLGDKRLKPVNPTFCMPQYVIERCNLKPKVIVL; this is translated from the exons ATG GCTTTCACCGCGAATGATGTGAGAATAAGCGATGATTCGAAGGAATTGTACTTCGACAAGCACGTAGATTACATCGCAAACCATGGCAACGACAAGAATGATTAT GAGTATTGCATGACAGAATTCCTCCGAATGTCCGGAATATACTGGGGTGTCACCGGGCTGGACCTGATGAACGAACTTGGCCGACTGGACAAGCAATCCATCATAGATTTCGTTAAAAAGTGCCAGTGCCCGACGAGCGGCGGTATTGCCGCTTGCGAAGGTCATGATCCCCACATTCTCTACACGCTGAGCGCTATTCAGATCCTGATCATCTACGATTGTCTGGACGCGATCGATACGGACATGGTGGCAAAGTATGTGGCCTCACTGCAACAGCTTGATGGGAGCTTTTTCGGAGACAAGTGGGGTGAGGTGGACACTCGGTTTTCCTTCTGCGCCGTGGCCATTTTGAGCCTGATC GGTCGAATGGACGTGATGGACGTGGATAAGGCAGTGGCGTTCGTTATGTCCTGCTGCAACGCGGACGGAGGCTTTGGGTCGAAACCGAACGCCGAAAGCCATGCCGGATTAATCTACTGCTGCGTTGGCTTTCTCTCCATAACGGACCAACTGCATCGGTTGGACTGTGAGCGTTTGGCTTGGTGGCTCTGCGAACGGCAGCTGCCGAGCGGAGGCCTCAACGGACGGCCCGAAAAGTTGCCCGACGTGTGCTATTCGTGGTGGGTGTTGGCTTCCCTCACGATCATCGGACGGTTGCATTGGATCAGTTCGGAAAAGTTGGAAAATTTCATCCTCTCGTGCCAGGACGCGGAAACGGGTGGGTTTGCCGATCGTACCGGTAATCTGCCGGACATTTTCCACACCCTGTTCGGGCTGGGCGCTCTCTCGCTGCTGGGCGATAAGCGACTGAAGCCGGTCAACCCGACGTTTTGCATGCCACAGTACGTCATCGAACGGTGCAACCTGAAGCCGAAAGTGATCGTGCTGTAA
- the LOC118505343 gene encoding mannose-1-phosphate guanyltransferase beta — protein MGIAGKENGMRALILVGGYGTRLRPLTLSTPKPLVEFANKPILLHQIEALVEAGVTQVILAVSYRAEQMEAELSAQVERLGVKLIFSHETEPLGTAGPLALAKSILSESTEPFFVLNSDIICDFPFKELEQFHRRHGREGTIVVTRVEEPSKYGVVLYAEDGCIKSFIEKPQEFVSNKINAGMYVLNPSVLSRIELKPTSIEKEIFPVMSHEKELYAFELNGFWMDIGQPRDFLTGMCLYLTSLRQRQPELLYNGPAGFVGNVLVDPTAKIGAGCRIGPNVTIGPNVVIEDGVCIKRCTILKDAIIKSHSWLDSCIIGWRCVVGRWVRLEGTTVLGEDVIVKDEIYINGGQVLPHKSIALSVPEPQIIM, from the coding sequence ATGGGCATCGCTGGTAAAGAAAACGGAATGCGGGCCCTCATTCTCGTCGGTGGGTACGGGACACGTCTGCGGCCACTGACCCTCAGCACCCCGAAACCGCTCGTAGAGTTTGCGAACAAACCGATACTTCTGCACCAAATCGAAGCGCTCGTCGAGGCCGGTGTAACGCAGGTTATCCTGGCCGTTTCGTACCGTGCCGAACAGATGGAAGCGGAACTGTCCGCTCAGGTCGAACGGCTCGGTGTGAAGCTAATCTTTTCCCACGAAACAGAGCCACTCGGAACGGCCGGACCGTTGGCGTTGGCTAAATCAATCCTGTCGGAAAGCACGGAACCATTCTTCGTGCTAAACTCGGACATTATCTGTGACTTTCCGTTCAAAGAGCTGGAACAGTTCCATCGGAGGCATGGCCGGGAGGGAACGATCGTGGTGACGCGTGTCGAGGAACCGTCCAAGTACGGTGTCGTGCTGTACGCGGAAGACGGCTGCATCAAGAGCTTCATCGAAAAGCCGCAGGAGTTCGTAAGCAACAAAATCAACGCCGGAATGTACGTGTTAAATCCCTCCGTTCTGTCCCGGATCGAGCTGAAGCCCACGTCGATCGAGAAGGAAATCTTCCCGGTCATGTCCCACGAGAAGGAGCTGTACGCGTTCGAGCTGAACGGGTTCTGGATGGATATCGGGCAACCGCGCGACTTCCTGACGGGCATGTGTCTCTATCTGACCTCCCTGCGACAGCGGCAACCGGAACTGCTCTACAACGGACCGGCCGGCTTTGTGGGGAACGTGCTGGTGGATCCGACGGCCAAGATTGGGGCCGGTTGCCGGATCGGACCGAACGTTACGATCGGGCCGAATGTGGTGATCGAGGACGGTGTTTGCATCAAGCGTTGCACAATTCTGAAGGACGCCATCATCAAATCGCACTCGTGGCTGGACAGTTGCATTATCGGTTGGCGCTGTGTCGTTGGCCGGTGGGTGCGGCTCGAAGGGACGACCGTGCTCGGCGAGGATGTGATCGTGAAGGATGAAATCTACATTAACGGTGGACAGGTCTTGCCCCACAAAAGCATCGCGCTGAGCGTTCCGGAACCACAGATCATCATGTAG